In the genome of Stigmatopora nigra isolate UIUO_SnigA chromosome 7, RoL_Snig_1.1, whole genome shotgun sequence, the window ACTTGACGTTTATTTGGACTCCATAACATTTACTAGCATGTGACtttgtctgcttttttttttgtttgctccTATTCACACCCTCTAACCTCCCCCCTGATACAAACTGGTGGTCTAATTGGCTGAACTGCAGCTGATCCCACCATCTCATCAAAGCGAGACTGAGTGGGCccttatttgtatttcaaaattaCCCCGTGCGTCTTTGTTTGCCGGTTAAGAGTCAGAACTGGAGCTTAGATGTAGCCTGCTGGCTTTGTGAGGCTGAAGGGTGGTGCTCTGTTGCAGCTACACTGTTGCAGTATGGATGCTGTCAAGGATGAGCACAGCCTCTGATACCACGATGCAGCCATCATCCTCCGCCGACTCCCCCGGGCAGGCGGACAATAGCGGGCGGAAGCAGTCCCGCTCCTCCTCCCCCGCCGGCTCCAAATCCACGTTAAAAGGAAGCAACCCGTCAAAGCATATCGCCTCAAAGCAAGCGGTGGGCGCAGGGGGAGGGAGAAACAGTCGCGGTCATTCCCCAGTTTCATCAGGCAGGGAGCGGCAGGCCGGGGCCGCTCCCGCATCCAAAGGCGCGGCCGCTGTTCAGCTGGCCGGTTCTGAAAGTCCCACGCTGAGCCGGGCGGGGGCAGACAGAGGTGGAAGTCAGACATCCGACGACACACCCCGCCCTGGCCCCGATACCTCCTCCCCGTCCAAAGTGGTGTCGGACCAGCCCTGCGCATCCAAATCCCCCAAATTGAAGAGTAAAAACCAGAAAGGGGGGGACGCTTCTGCCTCTGCGGCCACTAAGAAAAGCTCCAAAAGCACAGTCGGATGCGGACCCGGCTTCTGGAAGGAGGGCTGCTTACAATCGGAGCTGATTCAGTTTCACCTGAATAAAAGCTTGGGGAAGAAAGGAACAAAGATGCAGACAAAACCGCCATCTCCCCCCACCCCTGAGTTGTCCCCAGAGCGTGTACCCCCACAACTAAACCCCCAGAAGGACCCGGCATTACTGGAGGATGAGGTGGAACGCCTTGAGGATGAAAATGATGATCTTAAGGTAAATTCTATACAACTCTTACAATTCACGCATGCTGTATTGTGCAGTGTCACGAGCACCTGTTGTATTTGCTGCATTGTATTTATAATGCAGTTGTTATATGGTTATATGAGAAAGAGAGATACACATActtaaaatacatcaaatatgCTGATCATTACTGGCCATACGAGTGCATGAGTTAatgactttttattattttgaatgtAAAAATAGTTTGTTTATGACGACACGGTGACAGAGTTAGCATGCCGACCACCGATTCGCTATGCCAGAACTTAGAAGCTAATGTTTCAACAAAATATCgaacatgcatacatacacatgagGCACTATGGAACACTTTAGCAGGCGATAGGATGGTTGACaggtccgcctcacagttctgagatccaaagttcaatccctggtgggttctgaccttcctgtttggagtttgcgtGATCaccctgtgcctgtgtgggttttctctgggtactgtaGTTTCCTCCCTCTAAGCTGGTTGaccattctaaattgcccttaggtatgattgtgagagtgaatggttattcatctctttgtgccctgtgattgtctGGCAACCATTAGTTGACTGGGATACGTTCCCGTACCTCAACGTGAGGGTAAAAcgaaatggaaaatgaatgaatgaaacaatgGATTGTATTTAAGTTCAGCATTTATGATTGTTGGGTTAGCAGAAAAAGGCGTTGGTGCCCCTGATTACCCAGTACTTTAATACTCTGATCCGTGGCTATTGGTTCCATTGTTTGTAAGACTGAAATTGAGGAGATGAGAGCAGAGATGGATGAGATGCGGGACACCTTCTATGAGGAAGATGCCTGCCAGTTACATGACATGCGCAGAGAGTTGGAGAGAGCCAACAAGAATTGTCGAATACTCCAATACCGccttaaaaaggcggagagaaAAAGGATCCGCTTCACAGAGAGCGGCCAAGTGGATGGAGAAACGCTCAGAAGCCTTGAGCAAGACCTGAAGGTGACTTTGCCGTGCAATTGTCAGTTTTTCACGGCCGTCTGTTTGCTTCAGGCTTTCACTGATTACACGTTCTCCCTACAAACAGGTGGCAAAGGATGTTTCTGTGCGTTTGCACCATGAGTTGGAAAACGTGGAGGAGAAGAGGACAAGGACCGAAGAGGAGAATGAGAAACTGAGGCAGCAATTGATAGAAGTGGAGGTCACTAAACAAGCTCTTCAAAATGAGCTTGAGAAAGCCAAAGAGGtgagaaagaggaagaaaaataatctATATTTGTGCATGGAATGCCAATATGCATGTGTAAGAAATTTCCCGGTGTCAAGCGTGacttaataaatacaattatacatTGTGTTGTTTTCCAATTCCCAGATCAGCATGTTATTCATTGTAACATGTATTTTCTTCTCACTTATATGAGGTTTTGCCTGTTGAGATGTTGCTCACGGTTACTGTAACAGTGCCAATTGACCATTTTGACAATGTATTTGCTTTTCCCTTTAGCTCTCCTTGAAAAGAAAAGGAAGTAAAGATGTCCATAAAGAAAGAAAGACTCAGTATACCCCAATTGAGGTGAACCAAAATTTATTGAACTTAAAATCGATTAAATTCTGAAACatacaacaaaaccacaaatggcttacatattcttttcttttttttctaaatgtaaatcacataaaataaacaatttcacAGGAGGAAAATGACGATCTGAAGTGCCAACTGGCTTTTATCAAAGAAGAGGCTGTCATCATGAGGAAAAAGATGGCAAAGATAGACAAGGAAAAGGACCGGCTAGAGCAGGAGCTTCAGAAATACCGCTCCTTCTACGGGGATGTGGACAGCCCCTTGCCTAAAGGGGAAGCCGGGGGTCCCCCTACGACTCGTGAATCTGAGCTCAAGCTCCGTTTGCGCTTGGTCGAGGAAGAAGCCAACATCCTGGGGAGGAAGATTGTGGAGTTAGAGGTGGAGAACAGGGGACTCAAGGCTGAACTGGATGACATGAGAGAGGACAGGTGAAGAATAATCAGAAAAATCCTTTCCATTTTGTAAATGTGTAGTTTCGGGACATACTTTTGCAAACCATGTTCGTTTTGCTGGGGCCGTGTGTGGTCTCGTGTTAATGCTCATTGTCCTCTCTTAAGTCTTGTGGCCGCCGGAGTGGATGGTGATGGGCGTGGAGGTCAACAGTGCAGAGAGCAAGGAGAGGCGCTGTCTGAGCTGAGGCAGCAGCTTCAGCTTGTGGAGGATGAAGCAGAACTTCTGCGCAGGAATTTAGCAGACGTGGAAGAAGAAAACCAAAAGGTAACTTTGTGAGATCCCCCAAATATGACATTGGATCTAACAGTTTGGGTTGTCTTCTACTGCTAAAaccttctttttcatttttgcctTTAGGTGACAACTGAACTGAACAAGCTCAAGTACAAGGCTGGCTCTCACGAAGCTGGCTCTAGACACACAGGAGGTTTGtggaagttttttttcagtcacTGTTCAGATAACAAACAGCTACGTAGCAGAGCAACCAGCTTAAAAGTGTGGAtttaatgaaaaagaaatcTGTCTCACAAGGTCTCCAGGTGCAGCATATTAAAGTCTTGTCCCACTTTTTCCACTGTTGGCTTGTTTCGACATCCCAGGAGGAAGCGAAACGGCTAAAATGGAGGCCCTCCAGGAGGAGCTGAAAGCAGCCCGTCTGCAGATCAATGAACTGAGCGGCAAAGTCATGCAGCTCCAATATGAGAATCGAGTGCTGCTCTCTAACATGCAGCGCTACGATCTGGCTTCACACTTGGGCATACGAGCAAGCCCACGGGACAGTGACGCCGAGAGTGACGGAGGGCGGGATGATGATACCCCCTCAGCCTCAGCCTCTTCACCTCGCCTCCTGCCGCCTCACCGTAAACGGGAGGGCCCCATTGGAGGCGAGAGTGACTCGGATGAGGTGAGGAACATCCGCTGCCTTACTCCGACACGCTCTCTCTACTCACCTGTGGAGAGCCGTTTTTTATCTAGAAGCCTGAAGGACCGGCAGCAGATGATAGACATCCGAATCGAAGCCGAAAGGCTGGGCCGAACCATCGACAGGCTTATTGCTGACACAAGTACCATTATTGCAGAGGCTCGGATTTATGTCACCAATGGTGAGCTTTTTTCTAGGCTGGATGATGAAGACGAAGGCGGCAGGTACGTTAGGAGGTCGCTATGATGCACCCGGATGGCAAATAGTGAACGTGCATCTCTTGCTTTGTAGAATCCGAGAACATGAGCTGCTATATCGCATCAATGCACAGATGAAAGCCTTCAGAAAGGAATTGCAAGGCTTCATTGACCGCTTGGATGTTCCTAAACAAGATGATAAACAACCAGAGGAACCTCTATCTGTGGGTTTGATCTACTTCAAACAATACTGTGCAAAATATGGCCACCGTTAAATTTATCGCCTTATTCAGAGAAAAACAACTGGAATCTTTTGGTTTTTGACATGTCTAGGCATTATCACGGATAAACACTTGCTCACTATTTACACTCCATGTCAAAAATGGCAAATAGATATCAAACAATCTGAAAAAAAGTCCAGAAGAATGAATTCACTGTAACATCAGAGGGGGGAGTATTGGATGTCCCCTCATGTTTGAGTAACTGCAGAAAATCTCCTCTCTTAAAACCCAGTTAAGGGTTACATAGTTGGTTTATACCCTGTTCAAACTAgatttatagtgtaaaatgacGGTTTCAAACTGGCGTTCGGGTGTCAAACTACGGTTAAAAACTTAGTTTACATTTTGAAACTAGGATTAAGGTCTCAAATGAGGGATTAAAACACAGTTTAAGGTCTCTACTTGGCGTTTGAAACTAGATTTAGGGTTTcaaattagattttaaaaactaaatgcatTGTGAATGTCATTCCAGCATTGCTGTTATTCACTGTATGATTGCTGGGGTAGAGGGCTTCTAATCATATCATTGGACAGGGTGGCCTTTGACACAGATTTGAAATTAATGTTTATGTCAATTAACACTCTGATGCTAACTCTTTTTACTTCTGCTCATTCTCCCACATTTCATTTCAACCATCTAGATGTTTCAGCCAATTATTTTGCTGATTCTCATTCTTGTTCTGTTTTCTTCTCTCTCTTATGCCACTGTTTTTAAACTTGTGTTCCTTTTCACTCTTTTCTTTGTTCTGTAAGGTATTGACATATTATACATTgtatgtctttttattttattttcatatagtCCTTCCTTTTAATTAcgttttattaaaaacaaagtcaCTCGAGGTACAGGGCAATCTCATATAACAAGCACAGCCCAAGCTATTCATCATTCTAGATACTTCCATCCATAGTGACCACACACAATGCTGAAATAGTGGAGAATAAGGTGAGTATACAACACATTTGGATTAAATTGAAAAAGAACTTAAACATATTATTAGATGCATGATTTGAGAAGTAAGCAGAAGTGTGTACTGGAGTCCACACTCGCACCAAATTCATGAAACCGTTTGAAATAATGGCAAATTATGTACTGTTGTgcttattttgggaatattaaTTGAGGGaacaatatatataaagatCAGCTTTTTACAAAGCGAGTGTCTTGTTACAGTTggcattaatataattttagaatACAATAGAATTTTAGCGTTAGGACAACACAAATTGGTAGAATCAAGTGGTGGTATTGTTATAGTCGGGAGGATGCTTTGCTCTTTCAAGATTAGGATGACGTTTTGTGATGAATTGAACTGTGAATTTTGCTCTTTACTAGGATATCCTGATGAAGAATATTTGGGCAGCATTTTGTGATGTCAAGCTGAAGCTTTCTTGGATTCCAAAGAGAATAATGGCGCAAAAACACATGAGCAAATCATGTTCtggatggattaaaaattatagACTTTGGAGTGGCCTTGTCAAAGTTTGGACATTTGAAACGTCGTGGGATGCCCTGTCCAATACTACAAGGAAAAGTGGGATAAAATCCCATCTCAGTAATCGAACCAAAATAGTTTCATGTTatagaaaacaaatgatttaatttgtAACTGCTGAGGCTAGTTAGTAGATTTAATGGGCTTTTAATTTATCACTCTAtctatgatatttttttgcttttaataaaTGCAAATTCCCATTGAAAAATGAATATCTTTGTCTGATATTTACATTTGATCAATGGTCTTAAACATGAAGTAGGGGAAACTATGCCAAAAATACTTTCATCGCATATTTTGAACAGTAGTTGTAAACTTGGGGACACAATATGTGTCTATGTGgcccatgaaaaaaaagagtttgacATGATTTAGAGTCTTTTTAATAAtctgtttttggtatgtgggagccTGGAGTACCCGCAGAAAATCTGGCAACCATAGGGGTCACATTTAAGCTTCATATGTAACCTCCCGACTGTGAGACAGATGTGTTAACCACTAAATCATTTAGTTTAGTCTTCCAAGAACTAAcacatttttgtattcattctaTTCGTTCTTTTTTTGTACCACTCACAAgttcgtgggggtgctggagcctaacccagttgACTTCAAGCACCTGAATTGGCGggcaaccaatcgcagggcacaaggagacggacaacccaCATTTTTGTatcttaaatattatttatattatattataactCCATTTACCAAACTTCAGGTGGAGCTACCAGTTGAGTTTAAGGGGATTTTTCCTTAATTCCGTTTTTAATTTTATGAAATAAAGGCAGCTATATccctttattttactttttttgtcagaGAGAGGGGAGGGACAAAAGGAGAGAGTtagagagtgaaagagagagatttttttttttattccctgcAAAAGGCAGTGGGAAGTCCCTCACCAGCTGTTTTTAAGGAAGCTTTTACATTCTGTTATTTCACTTCTCTGCACTGCAGCCAGCATTAGAAATGAGGTAAGGGTCTACTTGACCAACTTTCTTGACCTATTTTGAGAATTACAAAGAAAGTAATGACAAGTTTTCATAGTCCAAACTGCAAAGATTTACCACACACTTTAATGAATGCTCGTGTTTGTGTCtgactgttttgttgttgttaactGTTGCGACGTTTTTAGCATGTCACTACTTTCGCTTGCCAGGCGTCAACACAGCGCTTGCCAAAATTACTTCGTTGCCATGGGGACAGCGTCAGGTAGTACGTAAGGACCACCTTGGGCCATGATTGATGGATGGAGTTTTTTCCAGACTCCTAGTTGGTGTTTGGAAAGTCAACTCATAGTTACACCGGGTAAAAATACTCCCGTGCTCCCATACTTACATGACTGGGTTCCATGATATTTTTGGCAACTTCTCATATTGGAGCCCTTGCTCGCCGCTTGTCCTCGCCATTGCCTTCATCTCAAGCAAAGCGAAGAGAAAAGAAGTGCGCACGTTGACCAGAGCAGCACGATGAAGACTGTATCTTGTGTTTGTTGAGTCATGAAGAGGGGCCGTAAAATTGTGCACGAGGACCGCCGCACGAggagctgctgtttgtttggcCCGCAGGGGACGTGCTCTGGTTTGGAGAATGGATCCATTTTTATTGCTATGAAACCCTTGGGAGCActtgtaaatattttatttcaacatttaGAGGTTTGTGTTCACTATACGTGCATTTTGTAATGATTGCAAACTTTTTGAACCGAGTTTAACTCGGATATTGCGTATGCCAAGCTATGTGGAGCGCGCTTCGAAATGGATCGGGGCCTCACGGTGCAACCGCCGGGGGTTACGTCCCGTCTCAGGGATGGGAGTTTGTACCGTGCAGCAGACTCGAGAAGGCCGAGAGAAGCAACGAAAAAAATCGCAGCCCACAGAGGAGAATCTCTTCTCCACCCGCCGTGTCCAGGCACACCGACGAAGCCCATTGCGACGCCTTGACGGCAGAAGGTGAAGGTCGGACAAAGATGGAATCCGTTAAAGGACAAATGCCGCCAAGCCCCGAGGGCCACCAGCATCATGCGAGGCTAAAAAAGAAATTTGAGGATCTGAAAAAGCGGCATGTGCAGAATAAGGAAGAATGGAGGCTGGAGAAGGAGTCACTGCTAAGAGAAGTGGCTGATATACAAGTAGGCTAACTCACAAACTGTAGCTCAGAGAAACAGTTTTATTAGTGCATTGCTTTGTTTGCATTGGGAAGACACGCAGTTATAAATACAATACTTAACAGGGCGTATATTAATTTGgattataaaacatttgtaaTGAGAGTTCATTTTGTGTAACGTGGCTGAAGATGATGTGACTTGTGTTTATGAGCAGGGAGGAGAGAATCGGAGAATTTTGCTGGACATGAAAACGGTGTTGGAAGAAGTGCAGGTGGAGGTAAAGCGGGAAGAGGAGAAGAGAAGTGATCTGCAGACCCTATATACCAAAGACAGGTGTGCCTGGGAGCTAGAGAGGGCTGAGCTCAAGTCCAGAATTGCACAGGTAATGGACAAAGTTTGCTGGTaatcttttgtattttatttttttattttggtgcagagtttttatgttctccccgggcttgcatgggttttctccgggtactccggtttcctcccacattcccaagacatgcttggtaggctgattggacactctaaattgcccctaggtatgagtgtgagcgtgaatggttgttcgtctccttgtgccctgcgattggttgcccaccgattcagggtgtcccccgcctctggcctgaagtcagctgggataggctccagcaccccctgtgaccctagtgaggataaagtggctcaGAAAAAGTGATTAtaaggctatagttatctgaaaaacctATATCTTCACCTTCACTCAAGTACGACTTATAGTTCTAAAAtgccatacttgttttcttCAATATTAAGTAACCATTTACATTTTTGCCTACACATTCTTTTCTAACCACCACATTTGTCCAATTTGGAAGTCCTAGGCTAGATATTTTTAAGAACATTTTTCTGTGTGCTGCAGATTTATGAAGGCTGCTGGCAGCAATGCGACATCTTACTGTCTTAGCATCCAAACCCCCCCTTCACCTAGTCTCCCCGCCACCCTTAGGAATGTGACATTAGTGTCCACTATTTATAGTGTGCGTCACCGTAGCGACAAACTCACTGttatatattttcttgtgtATGTGCATGGTGATCAAAGACTGCAGTTTTAGACTTTGACTTCAATTGCTTGTGCCTCTTATGACTGTTTCTTTTTggatgtgccatttttttttttgtaaacttcCATAGATTCTTCACGATTGCCTTTCTGAGAAAAGTTTGCTTTAGCTGTAACTTTGCATTTTATTGGCCTGTGACATTTTACCCTTATACATTTAACCATTTATTTCTGCATTTGAAGTGTTTTTCTACCTGGATGTTTGAGTAAACCACATTGCACACAGGACCCATCAACATATGTCTGAAATTCAAGATAACTTTACAATGAGCCGAAGGCCCAGACAAAAAGGGGTAACTTGTTTTGCAAGACTATAATTTCCTGACCCCAGGCCACAGGCAGAAATAGCACCATGACTGAAGGTTGTAAGAGAGTTTTGTGACTCAATACTGAAATAACACACAGTATCCCATTGCAGACAAAGGGGTACAAATAGAATATAGACAAgcattgttttggatttgaTTTAACCCTACCCCAACATAATTTGCAGGTTTACCACAGTGTGGCTACTGCAGCATGCTCACATTTTTGTGTCTCTTTAGAAAAGGGATGGCCTTACTTTAGTTCAAGTTTATAGAATACATTTGGGATTGTACAGATCAGTCAAATCGTACTGAATTATGTTTGTGAAGAAATATTCACACCACTATTGAATGCCGAGGGCCCCTTCAAGTATGGCGTCAAAAGCAACCTTGTCCCTTTCTGACTGCAATCGTAATGCCCTGAACTGTCTCTTCGGTTGATGGGATACCAGAGACCAGAGGTTAATGGACTCTAAAACCTCTAAACTCTATGTATGAGATCTGACAGGATATTCTCACAATTCTATCTGCACTCTTCCATCCTCTGAACCTAAAAACATTGATCCCATGGTGCATCACTTCCCCACTTCTTCCACCTACCCTTCCTGCCACTCCTTCATTCTCCTCATTCCTTTTCCCCacattttgtttcccttttGTAATTCCTGTCTGCCATCTGGCTCTCATCCTTCATTTGCTTTAATCCATCTCAAGTCACTGATCGCTTTCACAACTGCCTTTCCTTCTCCGTCCCCTTTGCAATCCTTTCCCCGTCTCCATGTGTTTGATTCTCTCCAGCTGGAAACCAAAGACGGCTCGAGATCAGCAAGTGGTGGTGTCCAGTGTGCGGGAAGTTCTAACTTAGTGGCTCAACCATCCGGTTGTGAAGAAAACAGTCAGACGTCAACACTGCGCAAGGACAAAGAGGAACAGCGGAGACTTTTGGCAGACACACACTCCACCACCATGGAACTCCGTTGTCGTTTGGAGCACAATGAGAAGGATTGGTTGAAGGAGAAAGCTGAGTTGTTGGAGAGATTCAACATAGAAAGAAGTGAATGGGAGAGCCAATTGAAAGATATGCAAAGGAAAATAGAGGAGGTATGTTGAATATTCACTAAGACGAGAATTGTATAAATAGAAACAAGTTTAAGTGCAAGAAAATGTGAGATTTTGTTTGACAAGAGGTCTGGTACTTTTATGCTGTTTCTACTGTAATTACTATCTTACTTTTTAATCTTTCCCAAGTTTAACAATGACCCCAACGTCCATTCACAAGCTCGCGCAGtctaaacaatattttccatCAGTGCAGCTGCAAAGTGTGAGGACAGGATACAGTGGAAGGAAAGGGACAACAATTCTCCGTATTTATGACaaagatgtgtgtgtgagaaaatccggattgcttttttttttattaccatgTCAAACAAACCAAGTCTAGATTAGGGCATAAGTTAAATTATTACATAGGGACAATGTTAAAATCCCCAGAAATCAaagatttatttaaatgaataaatagtttAAGATCATGTATGCAGTGCCTGAGGTTGAAGGAATAAATACAACATTGTGGTTCTATTTTATCTTTCCAAAACTGGAAAAACTGAGAGGAAAACAGCCAAGGGAGAAGGTAGGCTTGAATGTTTCCTTGCTATCCAGGCATTGCAGAAAATATCAAATAAGTTAGCATGAAATAGTTTCTACTTTGGGATTCTATGCctcttattttttcctttttattgttgATTTCATTTGCTGATTTGTTTTCTGGCTTTTTGATAACCTGCTTTCATTTCAGATGTTGACTATATCAAGAGCAGCATGTATTTACATTATCCTTGGACTATTTTTGTAGTTGTACTGTGAGGTGAGGGCCAAGCGAGAAGGGGCTGGCGGAAGACAGAAGGAGGAAGAAATCCATCGGTTGAGCGTGCCTTCACTCAGCTCTGCTTCGAGTATGCTTAGTGACATGTCACAGACACACAGCAGCTGCAGCCAGTCGGAATTTTTACCTGCCTTTGACCACTATGTCATCAGTGGTGAGGGGAGAGAGACTCATACCCCTGGTTATCAACCAGACAACTTCAAAAGACTAATTGCTGGTAGTCAATTTTCTCGGAATGAATCTGCACATCCTGCTTTGACGTT includes:
- the mtcl3 gene encoding microtubule cross-linking factor 3 isoform X1 encodes the protein MLSRMSTASDTTMQPSSSADSPGQADNSGRKQSRSSSPAGSKSTLKGSNPSKHIASKQAVGAGGGRNSRGHSPVSSGRERQAGAAPASKGAAAVQLAGSESPTLSRAGADRGGSQTSDDTPRPGPDTSSPSKVVSDQPCASKSPKLKSKNQKGGDASASAATKKSSKSTVGCGPGFWKEGCLQSELIQFHLNKSLGKKGTKMQTKPPSPPTPELSPERVPPQLNPQKDPALLEDEVERLEDENDDLKTEIEEMRAEMDEMRDTFYEEDACQLHDMRRELERANKNCRILQYRLKKAERKRIRFTESGQVDGETLRSLEQDLKVAKDVSVRLHHELENVEEKRTRTEEENEKLRQQLIEVEVTKQALQNELEKAKELSLKRKGSKDVHKERKTQYTPIEEENDDLKCQLAFIKEEAVIMRKKMAKIDKEKDRLEQELQKYRSFYGDVDSPLPKGEAGGPPTTRESELKLRLRLVEEEANILGRKIVELEVENRGLKAELDDMREDSLVAAGVDGDGRGGQQCREQGEALSELRQQLQLVEDEAELLRRNLADVEEENQKVTTELNKLKYKAGSHEAGSRHTGGGSETAKMEALQEELKAARLQINELSGKVMQLQYENRVLLSNMQRYDLASHLGIRASPRDSDAESDGGRDDDTPSASASSPRLLPPHRKREGPIGGESDSDEVRNIRCLTPTRSLYSPVESRFLSRSLKDRQQMIDIRIEAERLGRTIDRLIADTSTIIAEARIYVTNGELFSRLDDEDEGGRIREHELLYRINAQMKAFRKELQGFIDRLDVPKQDDKQPEEPLSDILMKNIWAAFCDVKLKLSWIPKRIMAQKHMSKSCSGWIKNYRLWSGLVKVWTFETSWDALSNTTRKSGIKSHLSNRTKIVSCYRKQMI
- the mtcl3 gene encoding microtubule cross-linking factor 3 isoform X3, with product MLSRMSTASDTTMQPSSSADSPGQADNSGRKQSRSSSPAGSKSTLKGSNPSKHIASKQAVGAGGGRNSRGHSPVSSGRERQAGAAPASKGAAAVQLAGSESPTLSRAGADRGGSQTSDDTPRPGPDTSSPSKVVSDQPCASKSPKLKSKNQKGGDASASAATKKSSKSTVGCGPGFWKEGCLQSELIQFHLNKSLGKKGTKMQTKPPSPPTPELSPERVPPQLNPQKDPALLEDEVERLEDENDDLKTEIEEMRAEMDEMRDTFYEEDACQLHDMRRELERANKNCRILQYRLKKAERKRIRFTESGQVDGETLRSLEQDLKVAKDVSVRLHHELENVEEKRTRTEEENEKLRQQLIEVEVTKQALQNELEKAKELSLKRKGSKDVHKERKTQYTPIEEENDDLKCQLAFIKEEAVIMRKKMAKIDKEKDRLEQELQKYRSFYGDVDSPLPKGEAGGPPTTRESELKLRLRLVEEEANILGRKIVELEVENRGLKAELDDMREDSLVAAGVDGDGRGGQQCREQGEALSELRQQLQLVEDEAELLRRNLADVEEENQKVTTELNKLKYKAGSHEAGSRHTGGGSETAKMEALQEELKAARLQINELSGKVMQLQYENRVLLSNMQRYDLASHLGIRASPRDSDAESDGGRDDDTPSASASSPRLLPPHRKREGPIGGESDSDEKPEGPAADDRHPNRSRKAGPNHRQAYC
- the mtcl3 gene encoding microtubule cross-linking factor 3 isoform X2: MLSRMSTASDTTMQPSSSADSPGQADNSGRKQSRSSSPAGSKSTLKGSNPSKHIASKQAVGAGGGRNSRGHSPVSSGRERQAGAAPASKGAAAVQLAGSESPTLSRAGADRGGSQTSDDTPRPGPDTSSPSKVVSDQPCASKSPKLKSKNQKGGDASASAATKKSSKSTVGCGPGFWKEGCLQSELIQFHLNKSLGKKGTKMQTKPPSPPTPELSPERVPPQLNPQKDPALLEDEVERLEDENDDLKTEIEEMRAEMDEMRDTFYEEDACQLHDMRRELERANKNCRILQYRLKKAERKRIRFTESGQVDGETLRSLEQDLKVAKDVSVRLHHELENVEEKRTRTEEENEKLRQQLIEVEVTKQALQNELEKAKELSLKRKGSKDVHKERKTQYTPIEEENDDLKCQLAFIKEEAVIMRKKMAKIDKEKDRLEQELQKYRSFYGDVDSPLPKGEAGGPPTTRESELKLRLRLVEEEANILGRKIVELEVENRGLKAELDDMREDSLVAAGVDGDGRGGQQCREQGEALSELRQQLQLVEDEAELLRRNLADVEEENQKVTTELNKLKYKAGSHEAGSRHTGGGSETAKMEALQEELKAARLQINELSGKVMQLQYENRVLLSNMQRYDLASHLGIRASPRDSDAESDGGRDDDTPSASASSPRLLPPHRKREGPIGGESDSDEVRNIRCLTPTRSLYSPVESRFLSRSLKDRQQMIDIRIEAERLGRTIDRLIADTSTIIAEARIYVTNGELFSRLDDEDEGGRIREHELLYRINAQMKAFRKELQGFIDRLDVPKQDDKQPEEPLSMFQPIILLILILVLFSSLSYATVFKLVFLFTLFFVL